In Methanotorris formicicus Mc-S-70, a single genomic region encodes these proteins:
- a CDS encoding multiprotein bridging factor aMBF1, with protein sequence MNICELCGKETTKLYKVRIEGVEMTVCKECAKFGVTPKSYSRLGVAKTPTSKTTSTKKSKRPYKDLFDNLKTLVEDYGDVIREAREEKGLTIEELAKRVGIKVSTLHKIERNELEPEEKYVKRLEKELGISLYEEGDIDYSASSGDEGLTLGDFIKIRRK encoded by the coding sequence ATGAACATTTGTGAACTTTGTGGGAAAGAGACAACAAAATTATACAAAGTTAGGATTGAAGGCGTTGAAATGACTGTGTGTAAGGAATGTGCAAAATTTGGAGTTACCCCAAAAAGTTATTCAAGGTTAGGGGTTGCCAAAACCCCTACTTCAAAAACCACATCTACAAAAAAATCAAAAAGACCTTATAAGGATTTATTCGATAACTTAAAAACGCTTGTCGAGGATTATGGTGATGTTATAAGAGAAGCGAGAGAGGAAAAGGGATTGACTATTGAAGAACTTGCAAAGCGTGTAGGGATTAAGGTTTCTACCCTCCATAAAATAGAGAGAAATGAATTAGAGCCAGAAGAAAAATATGTAAAAAGATTGGAGAAGGAATTGGGTATAAGCTTATATGAAGAAGGAGACATTGATTATAGTGCAAGTAGTGGAGATGAGGGATTAACCCTTGGCGATTTCATAAAAATAAGGAGAAAATGA
- the taw2 gene encoding tRNA(Phe) (4-demethylwyosine(37)-C(7)) aminocarboxypropyltransferase Taw2, which produces MRIKYQKIGDILIVKDNLNEEEIKYLVEKTKCKTIAKYTAQITGDFRTPHLKILYGNETETIHKEHGCLFKIDVKKVMWSMGNIKERERMAKISNENEVVVDMFAGIGYFTIPMAKHSKPKKIYAIEINPTSYHYLCENIKLNKLNNVVPILSDNRKVEFKDIADRIIMGYVHKTHKFLDKAFEFLKDKGIIHYHETVAEKIINIRPIERLKFYAEKNNYKLVGYKIFKIKKYAPGVWHVVVDAEFERINKN; this is translated from the coding sequence ATGAGAATAAAATATCAAAAAATTGGGGATATTTTAATTGTTAAGGATAATCTAAATGAAGAAGAGATAAAATACCTCGTAGAAAAAACAAAATGCAAGACAATTGCAAAATATACAGCACAAATAACTGGAGATTTTAGAACACCACATTTAAAAATACTCTATGGGAATGAAACAGAAACCATCCACAAAGAACATGGGTGTTTATTTAAAATTGATGTTAAAAAAGTTATGTGGAGTATGGGGAATATTAAAGAAAGAGAAAGGATGGCAAAAATTAGCAATGAAAATGAGGTTGTTGTAGATATGTTTGCTGGGATTGGATATTTCACAATTCCAATGGCAAAACATTCAAAGCCAAAAAAGATTTATGCAATTGAAATAAATCCTACCTCTTACCATTACCTCTGTGAAAACATAAAATTAAATAAATTGAATAATGTTGTCCCAATTCTAAGCGATAATAGGAAGGTTGAGTTTAAGGATATTGCGGATAGAATAATAATGGGCTACGTCCATAAAACACACAAGTTCTTAGATAAGGCTTTTGAATTTTTAAAGGATAAGGGGATTATTCATTACCACGAAACTGTTGCAGAGAAGATTATCAACATCAGACCCATTGAAAGGTTAAAGTTCTATGCAGAAAAAAATAACTATAAATTAGTTGGTTATAAAATATTTAAAATAAAAAAATACGCCCCCGGAGTTTGGCATGTTGTTGTTGATGCAGAGTTTGAAAGAATAAATAAAAATTAA